In Solanum stenotomum isolate F172 chromosome 6, ASM1918654v1, whole genome shotgun sequence, one DNA window encodes the following:
- the LOC125868448 gene encoding 40S ribosomal protein SA-like, which translates to MAAIAQQPRTLTTKEADIQLMLAAEVHLGTKNCDFQMERYVFRRHNDGIYIINAGKTWDKLHMAARVIVSIENPQDIIVQSARPYGQRAVLKFAQYTGNSSELQLEKPIHVAISERELDWARRFMSQENSLMLQVKSIGNIEVTTNYPSSVEKSADSTAPIERSTIAILDGLAWKSPDG; encoded by the exons ATGGCGGCAATCGCACAGCAACCAAGGACATTGACGACGAAAGAGGCTGACATACAGCTGATGTTGGCAGCTGAAGTCCACCTCGGTACTAAGAACTGTGACTTCCAAATGGAACGTTACGTCTTTAGGCGTCACAACGACGGTATCTACATTATTAACGCTGGAAAGACATGGGATAAGCTGCATATGGCAGCTAGAGTTATTGTTTCTATTGAGAATCCTCAGGACATCATTGTGCAATCTGCCAGGCCCTATGGACAGAGAGCCGTCTTGAAGTTCGCACAATATACTG GCAATTCCTCAGAATTGCAACTCGAAAAGCCGATCCATGTCGCGATATCAGAAAGGGAATTGGACTGGGCTAGAAGATTTATGTCACAGGAGAATTCTTTAATGCTACAGGTTAAATCAATAGGAAATATAGAAGTTACAACTAATTATCCATCTTCAGTTGAAAAATCAGCGGATTCTACCGCTCCGATTGAGAGATCTACAATCGCAATTTTAGATGGACTCGCCTGGAAATCGCCAGATGGGTGA
- the LOC125868449 gene encoding uncharacterized protein LOC125868449 — protein MVNQEQNNNLTAMPTIEELKEIVFSMNPNSAAGLDVMNGYFFQKCWQIIKNDVFGVIQVFFCGEIIPKYFSHSCIVLLPKVSNPTKITKFRPISLSNFTSKIISKLVSSRLGPIQHELVSLNQYGFVKGRSISENFMLAQEIIHQIWKPNIGSNVVIKLDMAKAYDRVSRSYTCLVLRRMGFDEVFIEMV, from the coding sequence ATGGTCAACCAGGAGCAAAACAATAACCTTACTGCTATGCCTACTATAGAAGAGTTGAAAGAGATAGTATTCTCTATGAATCCTAATTCTGCTGCTGGGCTGGATGTGATGAATGGCTACTTCTTTCAGAAATGCTGgcaaatcatcaaaaatgaTGTCTTTGGAGTCATTCAAGTCTTTTTCTGTGGCGAGATAATCCCTAAGTACTTTTCTCACTCTTGCATTGTTCTTCTTCCTAAAGTGAGCAATCCCACCAAGATCACTAAGTTCAGGCCCATCAGTTTAAGCAACTTTACTAGCAAGATCATTTCTAAATTGGTGAGCTCCAGACTTGGTCCTATTCAACATGAGTTAGTGTCCCTCAACCAATATGGTTTTGTCAAAGGTAGGAGCATATCTGAGAACTTTATGCTGGCACAAGAGATTATTCATCAGATTTGGAAACCTAATATTGGGAGCAATGTGGTTATCAAACTGGACATGGCTAAGGCCTATGATAGGGTCTCCAGGTCCTATACATGTTTGGTGTTGCGAAGAATGGGGTTTGATGAGGTCTTTATTGAAATGGTTTAG